From a single Fulvivirga ulvae genomic region:
- a CDS encoding SusD/RagB family nutrient-binding outer membrane lipoprotein, which yields MKKIYKQLFIICFAFATVTSCEFGDTNVDPAVPTDVAMSALLPSGEAAVSWAIGGEMVRISGLLTQQFEGINAQQLDNYKYLIRDADMDGVWQRMYHNSLNTINVIIKKSQEQNAPHYEGVAKVLMAAGIGTFTDAFGDIPYTSAFGGDEGNFTPTYDTQEQLYTTIIPGLLDDAIAKLSAAESAGGSPGSDDQIFGGDLDLWIAAAHSLKMRYTFQMAKRDAGAYDDALAMLPDVISSNSEDFEMYFGSGANETNPQYQFSQSRAGNIKMGEYFINAFSDDDTREALFINDIFELGEGANGYYTVSAAPVVLMSYVEVKFIEGESHLMKAAPDEAAAKAALDEAVNASFNKITGSGTPVAYQADLDARWTVAADKLEVLIDEKYIATYSQSIVVWNDYRRTGYPALEFVAGGTNAFNTNGEIPRRLPYPQEERLLNLSNLPIKTPNLQTPVWWDE from the coding sequence ATGAAAAAGATATATAAACAATTATTCATCATATGTTTTGCCTTCGCAACAGTGACCTCCTGCGAGTTTGGAGATACTAATGTGGATCCGGCAGTACCTACTGATGTTGCTATGTCTGCGCTATTGCCCTCAGGCGAAGCGGCAGTTTCATGGGCCATAGGTGGGGAGATGGTAAGGATAAGTGGGCTGCTTACACAGCAGTTTGAGGGAATAAATGCCCAGCAGCTTGATAATTACAAGTATCTGATCAGAGACGCAGATATGGATGGTGTTTGGCAGAGAATGTATCATAATTCTCTGAACACCATAAATGTAATTATTAAAAAGTCTCAGGAGCAGAATGCGCCTCATTATGAGGGTGTTGCAAAAGTTCTGATGGCGGCCGGAATAGGTACGTTTACCGATGCATTTGGGGATATACCATATACCAGTGCCTTTGGAGGAGACGAAGGGAACTTTACACCTACCTACGATACCCAGGAGCAGCTTTATACCACTATCATTCCGGGTTTACTGGACGATGCCATTGCAAAACTTAGCGCTGCAGAAAGCGCCGGTGGTAGCCCCGGTTCTGATGACCAGATTTTCGGAGGCGATCTTGACTTGTGGATTGCTGCTGCGCATTCATTAAAGATGAGATATACTTTCCAAATGGCTAAAAGAGATGCTGGAGCTTATGATGATGCTCTGGCTATGCTTCCTGATGTGATTTCATCGAATAGTGAAGATTTTGAGATGTACTTTGGCTCAGGTGCCAATGAAACCAACCCTCAGTATCAGTTTAGTCAGAGTCGCGCGGGAAATATCAAGATGGGAGAATACTTCATTAACGCGTTTTCAGACGATGATACCCGGGAGGCTTTGTTCATTAATGATATTTTTGAGCTTGGTGAGGGAGCTAACGGTTACTATACGGTAAGCGCCGCGCCAGTGGTGCTTATGAGCTATGTTGAAGTGAAATTCATTGAAGGCGAATCGCACTTAATGAAAGCTGCCCCCGACGAGGCTGCTGCCAAAGCAGCATTAGACGAAGCTGTTAATGCATCTTTTAATAAAATTACCGGCTCGGGTACACCTGTAGCTTATCAGGCAGATCTTGATGCGAGGTGGACTGTGGCAGCAGATAAGCTGGAGGTACTGATTGATGAGAAGTATATTGCTACATACTCTCAGAGCATTGTAGTCTGGAATGATTACCGAAGAACAGGTTACCCTGCATTGGAATTTGTAGCAGGAGGTACCAATGCCTTTAATACTAATGGAGAAATACCCAGAAGGCTGCCATACCCTCAGGAAGAAAGATTGCTGAATCTGTCAAACCTTCCTATAAAAACACCCAATTTACAGACACCTGTATGGTGGGATGAGTAA
- a CDS encoding NifU family protein — METKNIDKRVVNLYMESNPNPNSLKFVANFMLMPDGVSYDFPNEASASEAPLASELFKYDFVDRVFYMSNFITVTKKEEFAWEEIKDQIKQHIQAFLESGKPIIKDTIQDELFDENDSETVKKIKGILDEYIRPAVEQDGGAISFHSYHEGVVKVLLQGSCSGCPSSTVTLKAGIENLLKRMLPEVTSVEAEGI, encoded by the coding sequence ATGGAAACAAAGAACATAGATAAGCGGGTTGTTAATCTTTACATGGAGTCTAATCCTAACCCGAATTCGTTAAAGTTTGTTGCAAATTTCATGCTTATGCCTGATGGTGTTAGTTATGATTTTCCTAATGAAGCATCAGCTTCAGAAGCGCCTCTTGCCAGTGAGCTTTTTAAGTATGACTTTGTGGATCGTGTATTTTACATGAGCAACTTTATAACGGTTACTAAAAAAGAGGAATTTGCGTGGGAAGAAATAAAAGACCAGATCAAACAACACATCCAGGCCTTTCTTGAGTCAGGAAAACCAATAATAAAAGACACTATACAGGATGAGCTATTCGATGAGAATGATTCTGAGACAGTGAAAAAAATTAAAGGCATATTAGATGAGTATATCAGGCCCGCTGTAGAGCAGGATGGTGGTGCGATATCATTCCACTCGTATCATGAGGGAGTTGTGAAGGTATTGCTGCAAGGTTCATGCAGTGGTTGCCCATCGTCAACAGTCACGTTAAAGGCAGGAATCGAAAATCTTTTAAAAAGAATGCTTCCAGAGGTAACATCAGTGGAAGCTGAAGGAATATAG
- a CDS encoding DMT family transporter produces the protein MTEENNPNLLAWGLLLVLALIWGSSFILIKRGLDVYSAGEVGAIRIVSASLFLSPFAISRLKSLHKRHWLYLFSVGMFGSFLPAFLFAKAQTHLPSSVAGIINALTPLFTMILGALFFTQKITAKTAIGLITGFLGTVALILAGSGGDTSEFNLYGLYVVLATIFYGANLNLIKFKIPDLTARTITSISLMIVGPIAISYLFLFTGFMQKVQTAEGALFSLGAVVLLGVLGTAVALILFNQLVKITSPIFTSSVTYLIPVIAVLWGLLDGERLYAGHYLGLVLITLGVYLANRNKAAKKPDDQGES, from the coding sequence ATGACTGAAGAAAACAACCCTAACCTTCTGGCTTGGGGGCTCCTGTTAGTACTTGCCTTGATCTGGGGCAGCTCATTTATTTTAATCAAACGTGGGCTGGATGTCTATTCTGCCGGCGAAGTAGGGGCGATCCGAATTGTTTCCGCATCGTTATTCCTTTCACCTTTTGCCATCAGCAGACTAAAGAGCCTGCACAAAAGACACTGGTTGTACTTGTTTTCCGTAGGTATGTTTGGAAGCTTTCTGCCCGCTTTTCTATTTGCCAAAGCGCAAACTCACCTTCCCAGCTCTGTTGCTGGAATTATTAATGCCCTTACACCACTTTTTACTATGATCCTCGGCGCATTGTTTTTTACGCAAAAAATTACCGCCAAAACTGCCATAGGTCTGATTACCGGTTTTTTGGGAACAGTGGCGCTTATTCTTGCCGGCTCAGGAGGAGATACCTCAGAGTTTAATTTATATGGTCTTTATGTGGTGCTTGCTACTATATTTTACGGGGCAAATCTTAACCTGATCAAGTTCAAAATACCAGACCTTACAGCCAGAACCATAACCAGTATATCCTTAATGATAGTTGGGCCTATAGCTATATCTTATCTATTCCTGTTTACTGGTTTCATGCAGAAAGTGCAAACCGCAGAAGGAGCCTTGTTCTCTTTGGGTGCGGTCGTTTTGCTGGGAGTATTGGGAACTGCCGTTGCACTTATTTTATTTAATCAACTCGTGAAAATCACCTCTCCTATTTTTACCAGCTCGGTGACTTATCTGATTCCGGTCATTGCAGTTTTATGGGGGCTTTTGGATGGAGAGAGACTCTATGCAGGACATTATCTTGGCCTGGTTTTGATCACCCTTGGGGTGTACCTGGCCAATAGAAATAAAGCTGCAAAAAAGCCCGATGATCAGGGAGAGTCCTGA
- a CDS encoding SusC/RagA family TonB-linked outer membrane protein encodes MKKILLLCFAVVLSIPVAWAQERVVSGKVTSEEDGSALPGVNVLVKGTTTGTITDYEGNYKITVPDEAELLFSFIGFLTEEVQVSGRSVIDVALTTDITQLSEVVVTAAGIEANKRELGYSIQNVDAEDVRKSGENNFVAALSGKVAGVQVTSSGGAPGAAAQIRIRGNKSVQGSNGPLFVIDGVPIDNSTFNTFDSPEDDVSNLGSGGVTNSNRAIDINPEDVASLTVLKGPAATVLYGIRAANGAVVITTKKGARNSAARVKYSFGYTIDRVNKLPDLQTDYAQGSVQGGVPTFQAAMTGSTQSLSWGPLISSLRYANEPSVWDPNGLIVPASDPRATNRVTQSYNNAEDFFEDGSNMTHDLSVSGGTEKTSYFFSVGRLDQTGIMPNSEFARTSFRATTSAELFTNFTATLSANYIQSGGQRVQNGSNTSGVMLGLLRTSPSFDNSAGYIFEDGSQRAYRGGSIYDNPYFTVNKNFTTDEVNRIIGYTQLSYDAAPWLNVTYRLGIDTYGDDRIFRNDVNSSSVPVGQVINMTIRSKDINSDFLVTFKKQFSEKFDFNATIGHNYYNKDIHINRIDGQGLASPGFFNIASATSVNVSEGVTRRELYGLFGTITLNYNNQFFLNLSGRNDWSSTLPEENNSFFYPATSIGWDFTQTFGINSTFFSYGKLRASWGQVGNDAPFAVTNNGFVQSRVRDGWTTPQGVIFPALGLNAFNPNSLLGNSELKAETTTTIEFGTDLQFLDGKIGLDLTYFNATTTDAILNITIPSASGWQQRAVNSAELSNKGIEAALTASIIDNDAFTYDIGVNFTRIRNKVEKLAEGIPFITIDPFGTQRIAEGEPFGIFFGSRFLRDENGQMVINPDNGMPFEDPTQGIVGDPNPDFQLGFRNTFSYKGLTLSFLLDVREGGDVYNGTKGVLNNFGVGEETLDRNERVIFPGVLGEVGSDGSITPTSTPNNIEVVKGGTDGSTNYYQNYGFVNLTELTIEDGSWIRMRDISLSYSLPASALGKLPFSAVNIGFTARNLFLITDYTGIDPETNLTGDSSNVIGYDYFNNPNTKSYGVNVNLTF; translated from the coding sequence ATGAAGAAGATTTTACTATTGTGTTTTGCTGTGGTACTATCTATACCTGTGGCATGGGCCCAGGAGAGGGTAGTATCCGGTAAAGTAACCTCTGAAGAGGACGGCAGTGCACTGCCGGGAGTAAACGTTCTGGTCAAAGGTACTACAACCGGAACGATTACAGATTATGAAGGTAATTATAAAATTACGGTTCCGGATGAGGCAGAGCTACTGTTTTCATTTATCGGATTCTTAACTGAAGAAGTTCAGGTATCTGGCCGGTCAGTTATTGATGTGGCTCTTACTACAGATATTACACAACTCAGTGAAGTGGTTGTAACGGCTGCTGGTATTGAAGCTAACAAACGTGAACTTGGCTATTCTATTCAGAATGTTGATGCAGAGGATGTCAGAAAGTCGGGTGAGAATAACTTTGTAGCTGCTTTAAGTGGAAAAGTGGCAGGAGTTCAGGTCACAAGCTCTGGCGGGGCTCCGGGTGCTGCTGCCCAGATCCGGATCAGGGGAAACAAATCCGTACAGGGAAGCAATGGCCCACTCTTCGTAATTGATGGGGTTCCAATTGATAACTCGACATTTAACACATTTGATTCTCCCGAAGATGATGTCTCTAACCTGGGATCAGGTGGTGTTACCAACTCTAACCGTGCCATTGACATTAACCCTGAAGATGTGGCCTCATTAACTGTTTTGAAAGGTCCGGCTGCAACAGTTCTGTATGGTATCCGTGCCGCCAATGGTGCAGTGGTTATTACCACAAAAAAGGGTGCCAGAAACTCTGCTGCCAGAGTGAAGTATTCGTTTGGCTATACTATTGATAGGGTAAACAAACTTCCTGATTTACAAACTGATTACGCACAGGGGTCGGTACAGGGGGGTGTTCCTACCTTTCAGGCGGCCATGACAGGCTCTACGCAAAGCTTGAGCTGGGGCCCGTTAATCTCCAGCCTGAGGTATGCCAACGAACCCTCAGTTTGGGATCCTAACGGACTAATAGTGCCGGCCAGTGATCCTAGAGCTACCAATAGAGTGACCCAGTCCTATAACAATGCCGAAGATTTCTTTGAAGATGGCTCGAATATGACACACGACCTGAGTGTTTCCGGAGGTACTGAAAAAACCAGCTATTTCTTCTCGGTCGGACGACTGGATCAAACGGGTATTATGCCTAACAGTGAGTTTGCCAGAACCAGCTTCAGGGCAACAACAAGTGCTGAACTCTTTACAAACTTCACCGCTACTTTGTCGGCAAACTATATTCAGTCGGGAGGTCAGAGGGTGCAGAATGGATCTAACACCTCCGGTGTTATGCTCGGTCTTTTGCGTACTTCTCCTTCTTTTGATAATAGTGCCGGGTACATTTTTGAGGATGGATCCCAGAGGGCCTATCGTGGAGGAAGTATTTATGATAACCCATACTTTACTGTAAACAAGAACTTTACTACAGATGAGGTAAACAGGATTATTGGTTACACACAGTTGTCATATGATGCAGCTCCCTGGCTTAATGTAACTTACAGACTGGGAATAGACACCTATGGTGATGACAGAATATTCAGAAATGATGTGAACTCATCCAGCGTGCCTGTAGGACAGGTTATAAATATGACTATTCGCAGTAAGGACATTAACTCCGATTTCCTGGTTACATTTAAGAAACAGTTCTCCGAGAAGTTCGATTTTAATGCAACGATAGGTCATAACTATTACAATAAAGATATTCATATCAACCGTATTGACGGGCAGGGACTTGCCTCACCAGGTTTTTTCAATATAGCCAGTGCCACCTCAGTTAATGTATCTGAAGGTGTTACAAGAAGGGAACTTTACGGACTATTCGGAACAATTACCCTGAATTATAACAATCAGTTTTTCTTAAACCTGAGCGGTAGAAACGACTGGTCTTCCACACTTCCTGAAGAGAATAACTCCTTCTTTTATCCCGCTACAAGTATAGGTTGGGATTTTACGCAGACCTTTGGTATCAACAGCACCTTTTTCTCATATGGCAAGCTAAGAGCTTCATGGGGACAAGTGGGTAATGATGCTCCGTTTGCTGTTACCAACAATGGTTTTGTACAATCAAGAGTTCGTGATGGATGGACCACTCCTCAGGGGGTGATCTTCCCGGCCCTGGGCTTAAACGCATTTAACCCTAATTCTTTATTGGGTAATAGCGAGCTGAAGGCGGAAACTACTACTACAATAGAGTTTGGTACAGATCTACAGTTTCTGGATGGAAAAATTGGTTTAGATCTTACTTATTTTAACGCTACTACCACGGATGCAATATTAAATATTACAATCCCTAGTGCGAGCGGGTGGCAGCAAAGGGCAGTAAACTCAGCCGAATTAAGCAACAAAGGTATAGAAGCTGCACTTACCGCGAGTATTATTGATAATGATGCTTTTACATATGATATAGGAGTAAACTTTACCCGTATCAGAAATAAGGTTGAAAAACTGGCCGAGGGAATTCCGTTTATCACCATAGATCCGTTCGGCACACAGCGCATTGCTGAGGGAGAGCCTTTCGGAATATTCTTTGGTAGCCGCTTCTTGCGCGATGAGAATGGACAAATGGTAATTAACCCTGATAACGGTATGCCATTTGAAGATCCTACACAGGGAATTGTTGGTGATCCGAACCCTGACTTCCAGCTTGGGTTTAGAAATACCTTTAGCTACAAAGGGCTGACGCTTAGCTTCTTGCTTGATGTCAGAGAAGGAGGGGATGTATACAATGGAACCAAAGGCGTGTTGAACAATTTCGGTGTAGGAGAGGAAACCCTTGATAGAAACGAGAGAGTTATTTTCCCGGGGGTACTCGGAGAGGTTGGCTCTGATGGTTCTATCACTCCTACTTCAACTCCAAATAACATTGAGGTGGTTAAAGGAGGTACCGATGGCAGTACCAACTATTATCAAAACTATGGATTCGTAAACCTGACTGAGCTTACCATAGAAGATGGTTCGTGGATAAGAATGAGGGATATTTCATTGAGCTATAGCCTGCCTGCAAGCGCATTGGGCAAGTTGCCGTTTAGTGCTGTAAATATTGGGTTTACAGCGAGGAACCTCTTCCTGATTACGGATTACACAGGTATTGACCCTGAAACCAACTTAACAGGAGATTCCAGCAACGTAATTGGTTATGATTATTTCAATAACCCCAATACCAAAAGCTATGGCGTGAATGTTAATCTCACTTTTTAA
- a CDS encoding RNA polymerase sigma factor: MTDHIPSSRPAEVVDHFFRHESGRIMSFLIKSFGKERLEVIEDAVQDALVQAMKTWSFTGTPKEPSAWILRVARNKVIDQLRRKTNFDSKTIIIKERTSEHYEVEFQSMDSQFNDDLLKMMFACCHPSISPESQIILVLKILGGFGKAEIARALMKTEDAVAKAYTRAKSNFKKNDIVLEVPDSELDKRLNNVLKIIYLLFNEGYNSISNEELIRKDLCLEAIRLNKTITDNPKFDKPEANALMALMCFQASRFNCRIDADGRMLTLESQDRKKWNHELIAIGNYHLSLSTKSGSISEYHLQASIAACHSFANSFEETNWVEILKLYDTLLILRPNAIASLNRIVASCYANGPSVALAELERLDLKAPLKESYLFYSIRAFLYEKDSQPHNVIIDYTRAKTLTKNNIEREYLEQKIKILTISTASA; this comes from the coding sequence ATGACAGACCATATACCTTCAAGTAGACCGGCAGAAGTTGTAGACCATTTTTTTAGACATGAGTCGGGAAGGATCATGTCTTTCCTCATTAAATCGTTTGGAAAAGAAAGGCTGGAGGTAATAGAAGATGCTGTTCAGGATGCCCTTGTACAGGCTATGAAAACCTGGTCATTTACAGGAACTCCCAAAGAACCTTCTGCCTGGATACTAAGAGTGGCACGCAATAAAGTTATTGATCAGTTACGACGAAAAACAAACTTCGATTCCAAAACAATAATCATTAAAGAGCGGACTTCTGAACACTATGAGGTTGAATTCCAATCAATGGATTCACAGTTTAATGATGACCTTTTGAAAATGATGTTTGCCTGCTGTCATCCGTCAATTTCGCCAGAGAGTCAAATAATTTTAGTGCTTAAGATCTTGGGTGGTTTTGGAAAGGCGGAGATAGCCAGGGCATTGATGAAAACGGAAGATGCCGTGGCTAAAGCTTATACGAGGGCAAAGAGTAATTTCAAGAAAAATGATATTGTGTTGGAAGTGCCAGATTCGGAGCTTGATAAACGGCTAAATAATGTTTTGAAGATTATTTATTTGTTATTTAACGAAGGTTATAATTCCATTTCAAATGAAGAGCTCATACGCAAAGACCTCTGCCTGGAGGCTATTCGATTAAACAAAACCATTACTGATAATCCTAAGTTTGACAAACCGGAAGCTAATGCGCTTATGGCACTTATGTGTTTTCAGGCCTCCAGATTCAATTGTCGGATTGATGCCGACGGGAGAATGCTAACACTTGAAAGCCAGGATAGAAAGAAGTGGAACCACGAGCTAATTGCCATAGGAAATTATCATTTATCGCTTTCAACGAAATCAGGCAGTATAAGTGAATACCATCTACAGGCCAGCATAGCTGCCTGCCATTCATTTGCCAACTCTTTTGAAGAAACTAACTGGGTCGAGATCCTCAAACTTTATGATACACTACTTATCCTCAGGCCCAACGCTATAGCATCGTTAAATCGTATTGTGGCCAGCTGTTATGCCAATGGTCCTTCAGTAGCACTGGCTGAACTTGAGAGGCTCGACCTGAAAGCACCACTAAAAGAATCCTATTTGTTTTATTCTATCAGGGCCTTTTTATATGAGAAAGATAGTCAACCTCACAATGTAATAATAGATTATACAAGAGCAAAGACACTAACAAAGAATAATATTGAAAGAGAATATCTTGAACAAAAAATAAAGATCCTTACTATCTCTACCGCTTCAGCTTAG
- a CDS encoding PAS domain-containing protein yields MEGTEKISAEQLKSFHNKVNEEADSIINYFMVGYFLFGLFLSIFYSTWAFGLIMGGISLGLYFLAKSFLSGSLIFRLIVSFLFWNFGMQFIIQLHGMYEMHFFYFVSLTVLLFYEDWRVLLPAVIYAIMTFLLLFYLQLSGSEFNLYFENVPALSIKHAVLHIGILCLYAGLCMLWSNLQRRQTKYAGVNFLQMEEQLKLMDTNIHFADSISQGNLSANYGADKADRLGESLMNMRASLIEASEREAKEKFVNVGLASIGEILRNNADNLDVLCDNVIEKLVNYMKANQGGIFILNKDENMDETYLELMACRAYERKKYLEKRIEVGQGLVGQAAIEKETIYMLDIPKGYLNITSGLGLATPNSLLIVPLKSNEEVVGVIEMASFENFSDTDIEFLEKVGESIASTVISAKTNQTTKELLEQSRQMTEEMQAQEEEMRQNMEEMQATQEEMARTQKELSAKEANLNALINNTTDSIITIDRGYRIVVMNEVQKERYRGTQYEGLQEGANALDMLGSVRDEWKGYYDRAMSGERLDFTIKSSVKGEDAWREYFINPIKEKSGNIIGASIFSRDVTDKKRMEVELKKKGFVLDAMINSTTNTYFAVDAQYKVILANKVLRERFKEQGIVLNPGDNILDKMQGEARKKWKERYDRALKGETFNIEETRELKDRTLFISVHCDPIRDGDGEIIGVSVVSRDITDQKEAMDKVEELSAEIAKLKR; encoded by the coding sequence ATGGAAGGAACTGAGAAGATCTCCGCAGAACAACTGAAATCATTCCACAACAAAGTAAATGAAGAGGCCGATTCCATTATCAATTACTTCATGGTAGGCTATTTTTTATTTGGTCTTTTTTTATCCATATTTTATTCTACCTGGGCTTTTGGCCTCATCATGGGGGGAATATCACTCGGACTTTACTTTCTGGCCAAGTCTTTCCTTTCCGGAAGTTTAATATTCAGGCTGATTGTAAGTTTCCTTTTTTGGAATTTTGGCATGCAATTCATCATTCAGCTTCATGGAATGTACGAAATGCATTTCTTCTACTTCGTCTCCTTAACGGTATTGCTGTTCTATGAAGACTGGAGAGTATTGCTACCAGCGGTGATCTACGCCATTATGACCTTCCTTCTTCTTTTTTATCTGCAGCTGAGCGGTTCAGAATTTAATTTGTACTTTGAAAATGTTCCAGCTCTTAGTATTAAGCATGCAGTGCTACATATAGGGATTTTGTGTTTATATGCAGGTTTGTGTATGCTCTGGTCTAATTTACAAAGAAGGCAGACAAAGTACGCTGGTGTAAACTTTCTTCAGATGGAAGAACAGTTAAAATTAATGGATACCAATATCCACTTTGCAGACAGCATAAGCCAGGGAAACCTTAGTGCGAATTATGGAGCTGATAAGGCTGATCGCCTGGGGGAATCGCTGATGAACATGCGAGCCAGCCTGATAGAGGCATCCGAAAGAGAGGCTAAAGAGAAATTTGTGAATGTTGGCCTGGCCTCAATTGGTGAGATACTGAGAAACAATGCTGATAATCTGGATGTACTATGCGACAATGTTATTGAAAAGCTTGTGAACTATATGAAGGCCAATCAGGGAGGTATATTTATCCTCAACAAGGATGAAAACATGGACGAGACCTATCTGGAATTAATGGCCTGCAGAGCGTATGAAAGAAAGAAATACCTGGAGAAACGAATTGAGGTAGGCCAGGGACTTGTTGGGCAAGCTGCCATTGAGAAAGAAACCATTTACATGCTTGATATCCCCAAAGGGTACCTGAATATTACCTCCGGGCTGGGGCTTGCAACACCAAACAGCCTGCTGATCGTACCTTTAAAGTCTAATGAAGAGGTGGTCGGGGTTATAGAGATGGCTTCCTTTGAAAATTTCAGCGATACTGATATTGAGTTTCTTGAAAAAGTAGGCGAGAGCATAGCTTCAACAGTTATCAGTGCAAAAACCAACCAGACAACTAAAGAGTTACTGGAGCAGAGTAGGCAAATGACAGAAGAGATGCAGGCTCAGGAAGAGGAGATGCGTCAGAATATGGAGGAAATGCAGGCTACCCAGGAAGAAATGGCCCGTACGCAGAAAGAACTCTCAGCGAAAGAAGCAAACCTCAATGCCCTGATCAACAATACGACTGATTCGATAATTACGATTGACAGGGGCTACCGAATCGTGGTCATGAATGAAGTGCAGAAAGAAAGATATCGTGGAACACAATATGAAGGACTTCAGGAAGGAGCCAATGCTCTCGATATGTTGGGAAGTGTTCGTGACGAGTGGAAGGGATACTACGACAGAGCTATGTCAGGCGAAAGACTCGACTTTACCATTAAGAGTTCAGTGAAAGGAGAAGATGCCTGGAGGGAATATTTCATTAACCCTATTAAAGAAAAATCCGGCAACATCATTGGAGCATCTATCTTCTCGAGGGATGTAACGGACAAGAAGAGAATGGAAGTTGAGCTTAAGAAAAAAGGCTTTGTATTAGATGCCATGATCAATAGTACTACCAACACTTATTTTGCAGTAGACGCCCAATATAAAGTCATACTCGCAAATAAAGTTTTACGCGAACGCTTCAAAGAGCAGGGCATTGTATTAAATCCTGGAGATAATATACTTGACAAGATGCAGGGTGAGGCCAGAAAAAAATGGAAAGAGCGATATGACAGGGCCCTGAAAGGTGAAACCTTTAACATTGAAGAAACAAGGGAATTAAAAGACAGAACCTTATTTATAAGTGTACACTGCGACCCTATTCGAGATGGGGATGGTGAGATTATTGGTGTTTCTGTAGTATCGCGCGATATTACTGATCAGAAAGAAGCAATGGACAAGGTAGAGGAACTTTCCGCAGAAATAGCTAAGCTGAAGCGGTAG
- a CDS encoding YciI family protein has product MKEFMYLFRGGDARRAQESPEAWQAHMQKWMTWMENLKNEGTLVGGLPLNQEGKVVEKAGEVITDGPFTEGKEVVGGYLIVKAKDLDHAVEISKQCPIFEHEGSTEVREIMSM; this is encoded by the coding sequence ATGAAAGAATTTATGTATTTATTCAGAGGAGGAGACGCTCGTCGAGCACAGGAATCTCCCGAAGCATGGCAGGCTCATATGCAGAAATGGATGACCTGGATGGAGAATTTGAAAAATGAAGGTACACTGGTTGGCGGTCTGCCACTAAATCAGGAAGGCAAAGTGGTAGAAAAGGCAGGTGAGGTAATTACAGACGGCCCGTTCACCGAAGGTAAAGAAGTAGTTGGTGGTTATCTTATAGTAAAGGCCAAAGACCTGGATCATGCAGTTGAAATATCAAAGCAATGCCCGATTTTCGAACATGAAGGCTCCACCGAAGTGAGGGAAATTATGTCAATGTAA